A region of Selenomonadales bacterium 4137-cl DNA encodes the following proteins:
- the lpxB gene encoding lipid-A-disaccharide synthase, whose amino-acid sequence MYKIFISTGEASGDLNGASVAAALRNIRPDVALFGMGGEMMRAAGVEIVYDIADLGVMGIVEVAKSLPKLFRLRDFLADWLERERPDVLVVIDYPGFNTRLAKIARRLGIPVISYISPSAWAWGRGRAREVAETVTKVAAIFPFEADVYRQAGADVVFVGHPLLDIVKPSLPRDEAYRLFGADPARPVVLLMPGSRRQEIDMLLPAMLAGMEEVARKVPECQIFLPVASTISREILQNIIDGYNIEVRLTAGNTYDLMNIGTVAVAASGTATLEAAIMGLPTVIVYKVAALTYLLGKLLVKIPHIGLPNIVAGRRIVPELLQGEASAANIARETLPIVADPTVRDRIVADLADVRRRLGETGAVGRVAEVILEVAAHGHGGAA is encoded by the coding sequence ATGTACAAGATCTTTATCTCCACAGGCGAGGCGTCAGGCGACCTCAATGGCGCCAGCGTCGCCGCCGCCCTCAGGAATATCCGGCCCGACGTCGCGCTCTTCGGCATGGGCGGCGAAATGATGCGCGCCGCCGGAGTGGAGATTGTCTATGACATCGCCGACCTCGGCGTCATGGGAATTGTCGAGGTCGCCAAAAGCCTGCCCAAATTGTTCAGGCTGCGGGATTTCCTCGCCGACTGGCTGGAGCGCGAACGCCCCGACGTTCTGGTAGTAATCGACTACCCCGGTTTCAACACCCGGCTGGCCAAAATAGCCAGACGGCTCGGCATCCCCGTCATTTCCTACATCAGCCCCTCCGCATGGGCATGGGGCCGCGGGCGGGCGCGGGAAGTCGCGGAAACGGTGACCAAGGTCGCCGCCATTTTCCCCTTCGAGGCCGATGTTTACCGCCAGGCCGGCGCCGACGTCGTCTTCGTCGGCCATCCCCTGCTTGACATCGTTAAGCCCTCACTCCCCAGGGACGAGGCATACCGCCTGTTCGGTGCCGATCCGGCACGACCGGTGGTGCTGCTAATGCCGGGCAGCCGGCGTCAGGAAATCGACATGCTTCTGCCCGCTATGCTGGCGGGAATGGAAGAAGTGGCAAGAAAAGTGCCGGAATGTCAAATATTTTTACCGGTAGCCTCGACAATTTCCCGGGAAATATTGCAAAATATAATTGACGGCTACAATATAGAAGTGCGACTCACCGCCGGCAACACCTACGACCTGATGAACATCGGCACCGTGGCGGTGGCCGCCTCCGGCACCGCCACCCTCGAAGCCGCCATCATGGGCCTGCCCACGGTCATCGTCTATAAGGTCGCGGCCTTAACCTATCTGCTGGGCAAACTGCTCGTCAAGATACCCCATATCGGCCTGCCCAACATCGTCGCCGGCCGACGCATCGTACCCGAGCTCCTGCAGGGCGAGGCCAGCGCCGCCAACATCGCCCGCGAAACGCTGCCCATCGTCGCCGACCCCACGGTCCGAGACCGCATCGTCGCCGATTTGGCCGACGTCAGGCGGAGGCTCGGAGAAACAGGTGCGGTGGGACGGGTGGCGGAAGTCATACTTGAAGTGGCCGCGCACGGCCACGGAGGAGCGGCATGA